A genomic region of Vitis vinifera cultivar Pinot Noir 40024 chromosome 7, ASM3070453v1 contains the following coding sequences:
- the LOC100265536 gene encoding small ribosomal subunit protein mS80 (rPPR6), with protein MWRSATVSLFKNAAKKFRTIPNPSVVCSSSSQLALISRFQHFSTPKPSFLVSQNPRFFSNLSPDIDGDDDSTIESAICSPSESEDQHFSPISDENDGTQIEGFEVDLDKSEGFEVDLDKLESVLSLLQSSGDAVGSLESSFNAMGLSLNEEFVVRVLETPFVPANNLIGFFKWSWKNPGFSVTTRAVDALVRAVCQSVRRKDTYSLWDLVKEIGEKENGVLNVGILNELIAQFAKLGKGKAGLEVFNAFGEYGCEPNADSYYFTIEALCRRSIFDWALSVCEKMLNASSLPDSEKVWNIISWFCKGRKVKDAYLVYLLAKEKNKYPPKTTVNFLIASLCREDGTISMAVEMLDDFSGEECKYAIKPYTAVIRGLCRSKDVDGAKRLLLKMIEAGPPPGNAVFNFVINGLSKAGEMEEAMKMMKLMETRGLKPDVYTYSVIMSGYAHGGMMEEACRVLSEAKRNHSKLSPVTYHTLIRGYCKLEQFDKAVELLGEMKEHGVQPNTDEYNKLIQSLCLKALDWQTAEKLLEEMKQNGLHLNGITRGLIRAVKELEEEGRATEELRVEA; from the coding sequence atGTGGAGATCAGCAACAGTTTCTCTGTTCAAGAACGCCGCGAAGAAGTTCCGAACAATCCCAAACCCTAGTGTGGTATGTTCCTCTTCCTCTCAACTGGCCCTCATTTCAAGATTTCAGCATTTCTCAACCCCTAAACCCTCTTTCCTTGTCTCCCAAAACCCTAGATTTTTCTCGAATCTTTCCCCTGATATAGATGGCGATGATGACTCCACAATTGAATCGGCCATTTGTAGTCCATCTGAATCGGAGGACCAGCACTTTTCACCTATTTCTGATGAAAACGATGGTACCCAGATTGAGGGTTTTGAGGTTGATTTGGATAAGAGTGAGGGCTTTGAGGTCGATTTGGATAAATTGGAGAGCGTTCTGTCTCTGCTACAGAGTAGTGGAGATGCTGTTGGGTCTTTGGAATCAAGCTTTAATGCCATGGGCTTGAGTCTAAACGAAGAGTTTGTGGTGAGAGTACTGGAAACCCCTTTTGTTCCTGCCAACAATTTGATTGGGTTTTTCAAATGGTCTTGGAAGAATCCGGGGTTTTCAGTAACTACCCGAGCTGTAGATGCTCTTGTTCGGGCTGTTTGTCAGAGTGTTAGGAGGAAGGATACATATTCATTGTGGGATTTGGTTAAGGAGATTGGTGAGAAGGAGAATGGTGTGCTGAATGTGGGGATTCTGAATGAATTGATAGCCCAATTTGCGAAATTGGGTAAAGGGAAGGCTGGGCTTGAGGTGTTCAATGCGTTTGGAGAATATGGGTGTGAACCCAATGCTGATTCCTACTATTTTACGATAGAAGCACTGTGCAGGCGCTCCATCTTCGATTGGGCTTTGTCTGTTTGTGAGAAGATGCTTAATGCTAGTAGCTTGCCGGATAGTGAGAAGGTTTGGAACATCATTTCTTGGTTCTGTAAAGGGAGAAAGGTTAAAGATGCATATTTGGTTTACTTGTTGGCAAAGGAGAAGAACAAATACCCACCTAAGACGACTGTTAACTTCTTGATTGCCTCGCTATGTCGAGAGGATGGAACCATCTCAATGGCAGTGGAGATGTTGGATGATTTTTCCGGAGAAGAGTGCAAATATGCAATCAAGCCCTACACAGCTGTGATTCGAGGGTTGTGTAGGAGCAAAGATGTTGATGGGGCTAAAAGATTACTTTTGAAGATGATTGAAGCTGGCCCACCTCCTGGAAATGCAGTTTTTAATTTTGTCATCAATGGCCTGTCCAAGGCTGGAGAGATGGAAGAGGcgatgaagatgatgaagttGATGGAGACTCGGGGGCTGAAACCAGATGTGTACACTTACAGTGTTATTATGAGTGGTTATGCACATGGTGGCATGATGGAGGAGGCTTGTAGAGTGTTATCAGAAGCCAAAAGGAACCATTCCAAATTGAGTCCTGTGACCTACCATACGCTTATTCGCGGGTACTGCAAACTTGAACAATTTGACAAGGCTGTGGAGTTGTTAGGTGAAATGAAGGAGCATGGTGTCCAGCCCAATACCGATGAATACAACAAGTTGATTCAATCTCTCTGTCTGAAGGCTTTAGATTGGCAAACTGCAGAGAAGTTGCTTGAAGAAATGAAACAGAATGGATTGCATCTCAATGGGATCACAAGGGGTCTAATAAGAGCAGTCAAGGAGTTGGAAGAAGAGGGACGGGCAACAGAGGAACTGAGAGTTGAGGCATAA